The Dunckerocampus dactyliophorus isolate RoL2022-P2 chromosome 16, RoL_Ddac_1.1, whole genome shotgun sequence genome includes a window with the following:
- the st6gal1 gene encoding beta-galactoside alpha-2,6-sialyltransferase 1, whose protein sequence is MGYKVRGAADRVSQLWRLRRRACRGALCMAFFCISMALLYALCAENSVPVTDAIFGVRARTRAQPRAHSVIKALRGGSKPVYIDPQKLPGVIPGDPRRPIPVLSSPNHTHEHQKPKQKSREHEGFFKRMLPRPLLRALETLFGGRRRGELSGKASDAELFGPNSLLGEVWNEQMSSSMLGNGLKKVVENYQAMNKYGVKFSNPADVAGRPKLSGPELLCQLYKKVEVSTLTPDLKPLSSLPWASLLPPKSLTCDLGPYKRCAVVSSAGSLRNSGLGREIDSHDAVLRFNAAPTAGYEKDVGSKTTIRLINSQVMASDDHHFLSSSLYSSGVLVAWDPFSADVTQWFNQTDYPIFTQYQRYRRLHPQQPFYILHPRFEWQVWQRIQDNMAEPIQKNPPSSGLLGTVLMMSLCEVVHVYEFLPSRRKTMLCHYYQRFYDAACTLGAYHPLLYEKNLVKRMNQGPDRDIYKNGRVTLPGFSTLNCTQTY, encoded by the exons ATGGGCTACAAG GTCCGCGGGGCAGCAGACAGAGTTAGCCAGCTATGGCGTCTGAGGCGTCGTGCATGCCGTGGGGCGCTCTGCATGGCCTTCTTCTGCATCTCCATGGCTCTGCTGTATGCCCTGTGTGCAGAAAACAGCGTGCCCGTCACCGACGCTATCTTTGGCGTGCGGGCACGGACTCGGGCCCAGCCTCGCGCACACTCTGTCATCAAG GCGCTGCGAGGAGGATCCAAGCCCGTGTACATTGACCCCCAGAAGCTCCCTGGCGTCATCCCCGGTGACCCCCGCCGTCCGATCCCTGTCCTCTCCTCGCCAAACCACACCCACGAGCATCAGAAGCCAAAGCAAAAGTCAAGAGAGCACGAGGGTTTTTTCAAACGTATGCTGCCGCGACCCCTCTTGCGGGCGCTGGAGACTCTGTTCGGAGGCCGTCGgcgaggggagctgagtggcaaaGCGAGCGATGCCGAGTTGTTTGGCCCGAACAGCCTTTTGGGAGAAGTATGGAATGAGCAGATGTCCAgcagcatgctgggaaacggACTCAAGAAGGTGGTGGAGAATTATCAG GCGATGAATAAATACGGAGTAAAGTTCTCCAACCCTGCTGATGTCGCCGGCAGGCCAAAGTTGAGTGGCCCTGAGCTCCTCTGTCAACTCTACAAGAAGGTGGAGGTGTCAACGTTGACCCCTGACCTCAAGCCTCTTTCTTCTCTGCCCTGGGCCTCACTGCTCCCGCCGAAGTCGCTAACCTGCGACCTGGGGCCCTACAAGCGATGTGCGGTGGTCTCCTCTGCCGGGTCGCTGCGCAACTCGGGCCTAGGCAGAGAGATAG ACTCACATGATGCCGTGCTGCGCTTCAATGCCGCCCCTACCGCTGGCTATGAGAAGGATGTTGGTTCTAAAACCACCATCCGCCTCATCAACTCCCAA GTGATGGCGTCTGATGACCACCACTTCCTGTCTAGTTCGTTGTACAGCTCAGGTGTCTTGGTGGCCTGGGACCCCTTTTCTGCTGATGTCACACAG TGGTTCAACCAGACCGACTACCCTATCTTCACCCAGTACCAGAGGTACAGGAGGCTCCACCCCCAGCAGCCCTTCTACATCCTGCATCCTCGCTTTGAATGGCAGGTCTGGCAGCGAATACAAGACAACATGGCCGAGCCCATCCAGAAGAACCCGCCTTCCTCTGGCCTGCTGG GTACGGTCCTGATGATGTCCCTGTGTGAGGTGGTGCACGTCTACGAGTTCCTGCCTTCGCGCCGAAAGACGATGCTCTGCCATTACTACCAGCGTTTCTATGACGCTGCCTGCACGCTCGGCGCTTACCACCCCTTGCTCTACGAGAAGAACCTGGTCAAACGCATGAACCAGGGGCCCGACCGTGACATCTACAAAAATGGCCGCGTCACGCTTCCCGGGTTCAGCACCCTCAACTGCACTCAGACTTATTAA
- the ncf1 gene encoding neutrophil cytosol factor 1, which yields MEELYIRHVKLLGFEKRFYPSQHYVYMLMVKWSDLSEKLIYRTYPEIYTFHKSLKEMFPIESGQIEKKDRIIPSLPAPRWVESQRSRETKQSTLAEYCQSLVNLPPHISRCTHLNIFFKVRLEDENPPAPNAVKKSETFVETKVNISEISGPIILDTYRVIADFIKTSKHELNLHTGDLVEIVEKNQNGWWFCQCDTKRGWAPASYLEPLDGPEEAEDVEPNYEGELHITVRAYKKETEDEISLDKGETIEVIHKLLDGWWVVRKGEETGHFPSMFLQKAGKGSKYESTQLQGEKPPPRRSTIKNAKSIHNRSRQRLSQEAYRRNSRRYLQQKGERPTALPRKNRNVEKSPLRERKNQGNIPEQLSFISECELKQEAPVIPPRPSPELILERCTDNTRKKVSIRNSGSSSSI from the exons ATGGAGGAACTGTACATCCGACATGTGAAGCTGCTCGGCTTCGAGAAACGCTTTTACCCCAGTCAGCACTAC GTGTACATGCTGATGGTGAAGTGGAGCGACCTCTCGGAGAAACTCATCTACAGGACGTATCCTGAAATCTACACTTTCCAT AAATCCCTCAAAGAGATGTTTCCCATTGAATCTGGCCAAATAGAGAAGAAGGATCGCATCATTCCATCACTGCCAG cacCACGGTGGGTGGAGAGTCAGAGGTCACGGGAAACCAAGCAGAGTACCTTGGCCGAGTACTGCCAGTCGCTGGTCAACCTGCCGCCGCACATCTCGCGCTGCACACACCTCAACATCTTCTTCAAAGTTCGACTGGAGGACGAAAACCCACCTGCTCCCAACGC agtgaaaaaaagtgaaaccTTTGTGGAGACCAAAGTCAATATATCTG AGATATCCGGTCCCATCATCCTGGACACATACAGAGTGATCGCAGACTTCATCAAGACATCCAAACACGAGCTCAATCTGCACACTGGAGACTTGGTAGAGATTGTGGAGAAAAACCAGAACG GCTGGTGGTTCTGTCAGTGTGACACAAAACGAGGTTGGGCTCCTGCCTCCTACCTGGAACCTCTGGACGGACCAGAGGAGGCAGAAGACGTGGAGCCAAATTACGAAG GAGAATTGCACATCACTGTCAGAGCCTACAAGAAGGAGACAGAGGATGAGATTTCTTTGGATAAGGGGGAAACCATCGAAGTCATTCACAAGCTTTTGGATGGCTGGTGGGTTGTCAG GAAAGGTGAGGAGACCGGTCACTTCCCCTCCATGTTCCTGCAGAAAGCCGGCAAAGGCTCCAAATATGAATCCACGCAGTTGCAGGGAGAGAAACCTCCACCTCGCAG GTCCACCATTAAAAATGCCAAGAGCATCCACAACCGATCTCGACAGCGCCTCAGCCAGGAGGCCTACCGCAGGAACAGTCGCCGCTACCTGCAGCAGAAGGGCGAGCGCCCCACTGCTCTGCCGAGGAAAAACAGGAACGTTGAAAAGTCACCCCTGAGGGAACGTAAGAACCAAG GAAACATTCCCGAGCAGCTGAGCTTCATTTCCGAGTGCGAGCTAAAGCAGGAGGCCCCGGTCATCCCTCCGAGACCAAGTCCAGAGCTCATCCTGGAACGCTGCACCGACAACACCCGCAAGAAAGTCAGCATCCGAAACTccggaagcagcagcagcatctag
- the LOC129169024 gene encoding histone H1-like, with the protein MAEEAPAPAGPSKTQTKPVKKKATTAASKARRDGLSLPKLITQVVTESKERKGTSVAAIKKALANKNVDVVKSNKRINTALVSLVTSGGLVQTKGVGASGSFKLAKPESGTKTKAAKKPAAKKAPAKKTVAKKTPATKKPAGKSKKVTTPKKARSPAKKTKTAAAKSPKKSKPVKKSKPAAKKSPAKKAPAKKAPAKKPASKKAAPKKSKK; encoded by the coding sequence ATGGCAGAGGAAGCACCAGCACCCGCAGGACCATCCAAAACGCAGACTAAACCTGTAAAGAAGAAGGCGACGACGGCGGCGTCTAAAGCGCGGCGCGATGGCCTCAGTCTCCCCAAGCTGATCACCCAGGTGGTGACTGAGTCCAAAGAGCGCAAAGGGACATCAGTGGCTGCGATTAAGAAGGCTCTGGCAAATAAAAACGTCGATGTGGTTAAATCCAACAAGCGCATTAACACCGCACTGGTCAGCCTGGTGACGAGCGGAGGCCTGGTTCAAACCAAGGGAGTCGGTGCTTCTGGCTCTTTTAAACTGGCCAAGCCGGAGTCTGGAACTAAAACAAAGGCAGCGAAGAAGCCTGCAGCGAAGAAGGCACCAGCCAAGAAAACTGTCGCTAAGAAGACACCAGCCACCAAGAAACCTGCCGGTAAGAGTAAAAAAGTTACCACCCCCAAGAAGGCTAGGTCTCCAGCTAAGAAGACAAAGACCGCTGCCGCTAAGAGCCCGAAGAAGTCTAAGCCGGTCAAAAAGTCCAAGCCTGCCGCCAAGAAGTCGCCCGCTAAAAAGGCTCCGGCTAAGAAAGCTCCCGCCAAGAAGCCAGCTTCCAAGAAAGCTGCACCCAAGAAGTCTAAGAAGTGA